CCGGTGAAGATTCCGTCCTTGCTTTCGGCGACGGTTCCGAGTGCACCGGTGAGGCCGAGTCGTTTGGCGATGATCTGAGCCAACTCCAGTGGTGTCGCGGTGACCAGCCAGACCTGCTGACCTGCATCCAGGTGCATCTGTGCAAGTGCGGCGGTGCCCGGCCAAATCTTGTCGGCAATCATCTCGTCGTAGATTTCCTCGCCCAGGCGAGTCAGTTCGGCGGTCGATCTTCCGGTGATGAAGGACAAGGCTTTTTCTCGGCCACTGGCGACGTCGTCGCTGTTCTCCTTGCCGCTGACTCTGAATTTCACCTGCTGCCAGGCGAACTGGGCCAGATCGCCGCTGGTGAAGTACTTCCTGGAGGCCAGACCGCGGGCGAAGTGAATGATCGACGCGCCCTGCACCATCGTGTTGTCGACGTCGAAGAACGCAGCGGCGGTCAGGTCGAGTGGCACCGAGCCATCGCTGTCGAGCTGGAGCGCGAGTGCCGCATCGGCGCTCGCCTCTCCGGCGACGTTGGCTCGGACCTGCGCGTCGGTAGCGCCGAGTGGACTGCGGAATCGACGTTTCCGTCGCTTGTCGGCGGCGGGCTGCCGGGTGTCGACCATGACTGCGTCCGGCACCTCCGATATCGGTAAGTCCGGCACTATCGCGTCCGCACGAACTACTTCGGCCCCGTCTACTACCTCGGACTCGTGCGCTGTCGAATCGTGTGAATCCGACATCTGCGTTTGTGAATCGCCGGAATCTTCGCTGCTGATGTCAGGCGTTTTCGGGTTTCCGTCGGTCATCTTCTTGCGCACCTCCCTGCTCGAGCACTGCCATAACCCTAGTCCGTGTCACGGTGGGCGAGCGCGTACGTGCGGGCGCGATCCACCCCCGTGGCGCCCCGGGGTGCCTGTGAGCTTCGTCTCTGCATCGGGCGGTGAGACAGTAGGAGCATGAGCTCCAATGAATCTTCCGTGGTTCTTCTCACCCGCGTCGGTTGTCACACCTGTGTCGTCGTGTTCGAGAAGTTGACTGCCGTGTGTGCTGATTTCGGAATCGTTCCCTCGGCGGTCGATGTGGACCAGGCAGCGGCCACGGACCCTGACCTGCGAGCGGAGTACGGAGACCGTGTTCCCGTGGTGCTGCTCGACGGGCGCGAACACAGCTACTGGGAGGTCGACGAGCCACGACTGCGAGCGGATCTGACGGCCACCAGGGCACCCTAAGAACGTGCGATTGCTCTCGCTTTGCAGGTGAGGGCCCCTCTAGCACGGATCCAGCGACTTTGTTCATTCGTTCACAAGCGGTTACCGTGGTGCGAACAATATCAATGCTCGAAAGAGTCGTGATCTGGATGTATCAGGATCAGCGTGAGGACCGGCATTGCTGCCGTTCGGACGAGGAGCCATGAACGTGACCGAAGAACGCCCGGCTGTACCGGCGACCGTGGAACGGTCTGCTGGGGTCGAACGCGTTATTCCACAGGCTACGGTGACGCGTTTAGCGGCCTACTTGCGGGTCCTCGGAATTCTTGCCGATGACGGAGTGATCATCGTATCGAGCGAGGAACTGGCCAACGCCGCGGGTGTCGGCTCGGCAAAACTGCGCAAGGATCTCTCCTTCCTCGGCCCGAACGGTGTGCGTGGAGTCGGTTACGGCGTCATGCACCTGCGGGCGAAGATCGAGAGCGCACTCGGTCTCGATCGCGGACACAAAGTTGTCCTCGTCGGTGTCGGGAACCTCGGTGAGGCACTTGCGCGTTACGGCGGCTTCGGCCGTCGCGGATTCTCGATGGTCGGACTTTTCGATCGGGATGCGAAGAGAGTCGGCACCGATATCGATGGACTCGAAGTCCGACATGTGGACCTGTTGGAACAGTCGTGCCGCGAACTCGAAGCGACGATCGGTGTGATCGCCACCCCCGACGCGGCCGCTCAGACTGTTGCTTCCGCATTCGTCGCGGGCGGTGTGGAGTGCATCCTCAGCTTTTCCCCGGTGATGCTCGACGTCCCGGATAGTGTCGAGGTGCGTCGAGTCGATCTGGCAGTGGAGATGCAGGTTCTGTCTTTCAACAGTTCGCGGAACGAGGCAGCTCATGGATCACCGAGTCTGTCCGGAAATCCGCGCCTCGGACGTAGCCGAGGACCACGAGTGCCGCCCGGCTCACTACCCGGAGCCATCAGCCCTAGCAGTTCGACAAGAAACGGATCGGTGATTGCACCGTGAGTGTCCTTCTCGTCGGGATTTCGCACCGTAGCGCTCCCGTCGCAGTTCTCGAACGTGTCGCTGTCACCGATACGGATCGGCCGAAAATTACCGACAAGCTCATGGCTACCGGGAGCATCTCCGAAGTCATGGTCGTCTCGACGTGCAACCGCGTCGAGATCTACGCCGTTGTCGACGCTTTCCACGGCGCTCTGACCGCAGTCGGCGAAGTGCTTGCCGAACACTCCGGTCTGGAAGTGCAAGAACTGACCCAGCACGCCTACGTTCGATACAGCGAAGCAGCCGTCGAGCATCTCTTCGCCGTCGCCAGTGGCCTCGATTCGATGGTCATCGGCGAACAACAGATTCTGGGACAGATCCGTGCTGCATACGCGGCCTCGGACAACCAGCAGGCTTCCGGTCGAGTGCTCCACGAACTCGCGCAGCAGGCGCTGCGCGTCGGCAAGCGCGTTCACTCGGAGACCGGAATCGATTCCGCCGGCGCATCCGTCGTCTCGGTGGCGATCGAGCGTGCAGCGGCGATGTTCGGTGGGAGCCTCGCAGGAAAGACTGCGGTAGTGGTGGGCGCCGGCGCCATGGGCGGACTGTCGGTAGCACATCTCGGACGTGCCGGAATCGGTCGCCTGATCGTGGTCAACCGCACCCGCGAACGTGCCGAGCACCTCGCTGAAACTGCAATGTCCGCCGGTGTGTCCGCGTCGTCGATGGACTTCGACGAACTCCCCGCTGCCCTGTCGAACGGCGACGTGCTGGTCACCTGTACGGGCGCGGTCGGTGCTGTCGTTTCGCTCGCGGATGCACACCTCGCGCTTGCTCAGCGAGAT
This region of Rhodococcus sp. PAMC28707 genomic DNA includes:
- a CDS encoding HAD-IB family hydrolase, with product MVDTRQPAADKRRKRRFRSPLGATDAQVRANVAGEASADAALALQLDSDGSVPLDLTAAAFFDVDNTMVQGASIIHFARGLASRKYFTSGDLAQFAWQQVKFRVSGKENSDDVASGREKALSFITGRSTAELTRLGEEIYDEMIADKIWPGTAALAQMHLDAGQQVWLVTATPLELAQIIAKRLGLTGALGTVAESKDGIFTGLLVGDILHGLGKAHAVRTLAVREGLNLKRCTAYSDSHNDVPMLSLVGTAVAVNPDADLREVAKNRGWEIRDFRTGRKAARIGVPTALAIGAVGGGLAAVLGRRRAA
- a CDS encoding glutaredoxin family protein, whose translation is MSSNESSVVLLTRVGCHTCVVVFEKLTAVCADFGIVPSAVDVDQAAATDPDLRAEYGDRVPVVLLDGREHSYWEVDEPRLRADLTATRAP
- a CDS encoding redox-sensing transcriptional repressor Rex: MNVTEERPAVPATVERSAGVERVIPQATVTRLAAYLRVLGILADDGVIIVSSEELANAAGVGSAKLRKDLSFLGPNGVRGVGYGVMHLRAKIESALGLDRGHKVVLVGVGNLGEALARYGGFGRRGFSMVGLFDRDAKRVGTDIDGLEVRHVDLLEQSCRELEATIGVIATPDAAAQTVASAFVAGGVECILSFSPVMLDVPDSVEVRRVDLAVEMQVLSFNSSRNEAAHGSPSLSGNPRLGRSRGPRVPPGSLPGAISPSSSTRNGSVIAP